The nucleotide window CACCGCGGCGCACCGGGTAGAGGACAGCACGGTCACCGTCCAGGAAGACCTCGACCTCGTCTCCGGCAGAAAGGCCGAAATGGGCCACCACGTCGTTCGGCAGCTGGACAAGCCCTGCTCCGACCACTTTCACCCGCATGGACCTTCCCTCCTGATCCTTTCTACGCCCCCACCGCGGCCAGGGCAACGCGTGACGGGAGGCGGGCGCGATTTTACGCTTTATCGCCTGGTTCGCCTCACGTATCGTGCACAGTGAGGAAAAAAGCCATGCGTAAAACGACACGCGGCAGGCGGGGGAAGCCCCCGCGCAAAAGCAGCCTGGTCCGCCGCCTCATCGAGGAGACGGTCGAGGACGTCATCTGGACCGTGTCTCCCGAACTGTCCCTGACCTACGTCTCTCCTTCCATCCAGACACTCAGGGGCATCGGCGTCCGCCAGGCCCTCGACGAGGATCTCGCGGCGACGATGACGCCGCGCTCGTGGGCGACGCTGCAACGCGCGAGCAGAAAGCTGTTCGTCGACGTCGGGCGTGGGGAGCACGGGCATGTCAGCCGTTTCGAACTCGAGCTGCTCCATGCCGACGGCTCCCCGGTGTGGGTGGAAGTCGTCTTCCGCCCCCTGCTCGGCGCGGACGGGGATATCGAGGGA belongs to Desulfovibrio sp. X2 and includes:
- a CDS encoding AbrB/MazE/SpoVT family DNA-binding domain-containing protein, whose translation is MRVKVVGAGLVQLPNDVVAHFGLSAGDEVEVFLDGDRAVLYPVRRGGDEDGNRDGGAILEAESVRKSLERRLREEFD